In the Pseudonocardia sediminis genome, GGCGCGTTCCCCCCGGGCGAGGACCTCGAGGTGACCGTCGACGCCACCGCCCAGGCGCACCTGCCGATCGACGGGCCGGTCGCCGCGCACGCCGCCGGCCACCGCTGGGACCTGACGCCGGGCGTGTTCTGGCAGGTGCACCCGTCACTGGCTCCGACGCTGGCCGGGATCGTCGGTGACTGGGCCGCCGCCCCGTCGGGCGGTGTCGCCTGGGACCTCTACGGCGGCGTCGGCGTGCTCGCCGCGGTGCTGGCCGAGCAGGTCGGGCCGGGAGGGCGGGTGACGGTCGTGGAGTCCTCCCGCGACGCCGTCGCCGACGGCCGTCGTGCGCTGGCGGGCCTGCCGCAGGTGGACTTCCGGATCGGGCGGGCCGAACGCGAGGTCGCGCGGCTCGAGGACACCCCGGACGTCGTCGTCACCGACCCGCCGCGGGCCGGGCTGGGACGGGCGATGGTCGCCGCGCTGGCCGCCCGCGGACCCGCGCGGATCGTGCACGTGGCCTGTGACCCGGCGTCGCTGGGCCGCGACCTGGCCCTGTTCGCGATGCAGAACTACCGGGTCACGGCGCTGCGCGCGTTCGACGCGTTCCCGATGACCCACCACATGGAGGCGGTCGCGCTCCTCGAGCGTGTCTGACCCGCCGTCCACGTCCGGCGTGTCCGGGTTGTCCGGCTGTACCGTGTACCGGCGGCGGGAGATCCCGCCGCGTCACCCAGGAGGACCCATGCCCGGCCTGTTCAGCAAGATCTCCCAGTTCCTCAAGAGCCCGCAGGGCCGCAAGGTCACCGACCAGGCCAAGCGCTACGCCTCGGACCCCAAGAACCGGGAGAAGATCCAGGGCATGCTGCGCAAGCGCGGCGGCGGTGGCGGCGCGCCCCGGCACTGAGGCCCTGAACCGGGCCCCGGCGCCGGGCCCCGGCCCTGCGCGGGCGGTAGCGTGATGATCTCCGGGGAGATCGCGGGGGATCATCATGTCCGACAGGCTCGCCGTGCTGTTCGTGCACGGCGTGGAGGCGTCCGACGGCGACGTCGCGACCACCGCGATGCGGCTGCTGTGCGAGGAGTTCACGGCGCACACCGGCGTCGACGCCGACGACGCGCTGGTGGTGCGTTCGGCGCACTGGGTGCCGGTCCTGCAGCAGCGCCAGGACGACCTGGAGCGCCGCCTGACCGGTGAGGGCGAGACCCTCGGCTGGTTCCTCGACGGTCTGCGCTGGGCCGGCGGCGTCGCGTCCCGGGGGTCGCTGGCCGCGCTCAGCGCCCTGGTGGCCAGCGGCGCCGTCCGCTGGTTGCCCGGCGCGGGCGACTTCCGCTGGCCCACCCTGCGCTGGCTCGCCGTCGGCTACATCGGGGACGCGATCGCCTACCAGCGGTCCAATGCGGCCGTCTACGGCGGCGTGCACGCCGTGCTGGCGCAGAGCCTGCGCGAGCTGGCCCGGGAGGCCGGGCCGGACGCGCGGCTCTGCGTCGTCGCGCACAGCCTCGGCACGGTGGTCGTGAGCAACTACTTCCACGACGTGCACGCCGGCGCCGGGCTGCCGGAGCAGGTCGCGGAGATCGTGGGGGACACCCCGCTGGAGCGGGGACGCACGCTGTCGCGCCTGCACACCCTCGGCAGCCCTCTGGCGCTGTTCACCCTGGGCCTCGACGAGCACCAGCTCGACACCCCGCTGCGCGTCCCGCACCCCGACGTCGAGCCCGACCTCGACGGCCGCGGCGGATGGACGAACCTCTACGACCCCGACGACGTCATCGCCACGCCCCTGGCCGGCCTGTCGCCGCACTACCGGGACGCGGTGGCCGACGAGCGCGTCGGCACACGGCCCTTCCCGTTCAACCTCAGCCCCCTGGCCCACACGCTCTACTGGAACGACCGCCATGTGATGCGCGGGATCGCCGAGACACTCGCGGGGGTGTGGGCGGCGTGAGAGGGACGGGACCGGGGGACGGGTCGGACGAGTCGCGCGCTATCGTGGTGAGGCGCCGATAGAGGTCCGAACGGATCAGCCCCCGTAGCCCAATTGGCAGCAGGCAATGGTCTCAAACACCATCCAGTGTGGGTTCGAATCCCACCGGGGGCACCATTCGTCCGGCAATTCTGTCGGGGTGTGGATGCAGTATTCGCGCCATGCACCCACGACAGTCGGTCGACGAGGCGCTGGCGATGGTGGCATCCGGGCTGACCACGCGAGAGGTCTCCGAAGTTCTCGGCGTTCCCGCGGGCACCATCAGGCATTGGCGGCAGGGGAACCGGCGCTTCGCGGACGCGGCTCCGACCTGTCCCCGATGCAGTGGGGCGCCGCTGTCCGCCGACTATCCCTATCTCCTCGGCGCCTATCTGGGGGACGGTCACATCACGATCGGGCGGCGTGGGGTGGCCTCCTTGTCGATCGCCTGTGGCGACGACTGGCCCGGCATCAAGGCTGATGTCGAGGCCGCGCTCGGTGCCGTCCTGGGGAACGGGGTGTGCCGGGTGGCCCGGACGGGCTGCACGGAGGTCAAGAGCTACTCGAAGCACTGGGTGTGCCTGTTCCCGCAGCACGGTCCGGGCCGCAAGCACGAACGGCCGATCGTGCTGGAGGAATGGCAGTCGACCGTCGTCGATGCGAACCCGGCCCGGTTCCTGCGCGGGCTGTTCCATTCCGACGGGTGCCGGATGACGAACTGGACCCGGCGCACGGTGGACGGGGTCGAGAAACGCTACGAGTATCCGCGCTGGTTCTTCTCGAACAAGTCGCTCGACATCCTCGACCTCTGCTCGGCCTCGCTCGACCGTCTCGGCGTGGCCCACCGCAGGCCACGATGGGACCTGATCTCGGTCGCCCGGCGCGAGGCGGTGGAGATCATGGATCGGGAGGTCGGGCCGAAGACCTGACCGATCGGTGGGGCCGCCCGACTTGAACGGCGGTTCAGGACGTGTTTCGGCACACGAAGTGCGGAAGTGAAGGGCATCGACGGGTGGGCGCCCGGTAACCTGGACGTTCGCCCCGCACACCCGTTCGACGAAGGAGACCCCGGTGGCCGAGGACGTTCCCGCAGACACACCGCAGGACGACGGCGACGGTCCGCGCCCGGGTTGGCGCGTCCTGGTGGTCGAGGACGAGGCGCTGATCCGGATGGATCTCGCCGAGATGCTCTCCGAGGAGGGCTACCAGGTCGCGGGCGAGGCCGGCGACGGGGAGGCCGCCGTCGCCCAGGCCCGTGAGCTCAAGCCGGACCTGATCATCATGGACGTCAAGATGCCCAAGAAGGACGGCATCGAGGCCGCGGCGGAGATCGTGGGGGAGCGCATCTCCCCGGTCGTCATGCTGACCGCGTTCAGCCAGCGCGACCTGATCGAGCGCGCCCGCGACGCCGGCGCCATGGCCTACCTGGTCAAGCCGTTCGCCCGGCACGAGTTGGTGCCCGCGATCGAGCTGGCCGTCTCCCGGTTCGCCGAGAAGCGCGCGCTCGAGGACGAGGTCGCGTCGCTCAACGAGCGCTTCGAGACCCGCAAGGTCGTCGACCGGGCCAAGGGCCTGCTGATGACCCACCAGAAGATGAGCGAGCCCGAGGCGTTCCGCTGGATCCAGCGCACCGCGATGGACCGTCGCACGACGATGAAGGCCGTCGCCGACGCCGTCATCGACGGGCTGGCGACCACCACGGCCGCCGCGAAGGCCTGACCCGGCCCGCGCGTCACCCGAACCCGCGCGCACGACCCGCGCACGGCAGGAGCCCCGATCCGACTGCGGACCGGGGCTCCTGTCGTGCTGCGGGAAGTCGTGCTGAGGAACGGGGAGTACCTAGGCGACGCCCAGGTAGGCCTCCTTGATGCTCGGGTCGGCCAGCAGCTCCTTGCCGGTGCCGCTCCGGGTGATTCGGCCGGTCTCGATGACGTAGGCCCGGTCGGCCCGCGAGAGTGCCTGCTGGGCGTTCTGCTCGACCAGCAGCACGGTGACGCCCTGCGTCTTGTTGATCTCGGTGATGATCCGGAAGATCTGCGCGATGAACTGCGGGGCGAGACCCATCGACGGTTCGTCGAGCAGGAGCAGCCGCGGCTTGGACATCAGCGCCCGCCCGATCGCCAGCATCTGCTGCTCGCCGCCGGACAGCGTGCCCCCGACCTGCGAGCGGCGCTCGGCCAGCCGCGGGAACAGCTCGAAGATCCGGTCCATCTCGGCCGGGAGCTCCTTGCGGTCCTTGCGGCTGTAGGCGCCCATGTCCAGGTTCTCCAGCACCGTCATGCCGGGGAAGATCCCGCGGCCCTCCGGTGCCTGGGAGATCCCGCGGACGACCCGCAGGTCGGCGCGCAGCGTGGAGATGTCGGTGCCGTCGAACGTGATCGACCCCGAGGAGATGGGCCGGACGCCGGAGATGGCGCGCATGGTGGTGGTCTTCCCGGCGCCGTTCGCGCCGATCAGGGTCACCACCTCACCCTCGTTGACGGTCAGGGAGATGCCGTCCAGGGCCTGGATGCGCCCGTAGTGGGCGCCGACCCCGTCCAGCTCAAGAAGCGTCGTCGTCATCGGGGACCCCCAGGTAGGCGGCAACCACGGCCGGGTTGTCGCGGATCTCCGCGGGCAGTCCCTCGGCGATCTTCTTGCCGAACTCCAGCACCACGATCCGGTCGGTCACGCCCATCACCAGCCGCATGTCGTGCTCGATCAGCAGGACGGTGTAGCCGTCGTCGCGGATCTTGCGGATCAACCCCATGAGGTTGTCCTTCTCGGCCGGGTTGAAGCCCGCGGCGGGCTCGTCCAGGCACAGCAGCTTCGGCTCGGTGGCCAGCGCGCGGGCGATCTCCAGACGGCGCTGGTAGCCGTAGGGGAGGTTGCGCGCCTTGTCCGCGGCCCGGTCGGCGATGCCGACGAACTCGAGCAGGGCCATCGCCCGTTCGATCGCCTGCTTCTCCTCCCGGGTGTGCCGCGGCACCCGGAACAGGGCGCCCATCACGGACGTCTTGTGCCGGGCGTCCGTGCCGACCACGACGTTCTCCAGCGCGGTCATCTCGGAGAAGAGCCGGATGTTCTGGAACGTCCGGGCGATGCCGAGCTGGGTGATCTGGAAACGCTGACGACGGCCCAGCGGCGCGCCCTCCAGCAGCACCCGGCCCGAGGTGGGCCGGTAGACGCCGGTGAGCGCGTTGAAGCACGTCGTCTTGCCGGCGCCGTTCGGCCCGATCAGGCCGAGGATCTCGCCGCGGCGGATGTCGAACGAGACGTCGTCGAGCGCGACCAGGCCGCCGAAGCGCATGGTCACGTTCTCCATCTGCAGCAGCGTGTCGCCGACCTCGACCGCGATCTCGCGGTCCGGGGCGACGACCTCGGCGACCTCGGCCTCGCGCTCGGCGCGCTGTTCCGGGGTCATCGCCTCCAGCTCGGCGACGATGCTGCCCTCGGGGGCGTGCGGCTCCTGCGGGGTGCTCATGCCTGGCCCCCTCGTTCGTTCGTCATCGGGTTGTCCGACGCCAGCTGCTCGGGTTTGCCGACCAGTCTCTTGTAGGCCTGCCGACCGTAGGCCAGCAGACGCTGCCGCGCCCCCAGGAGACCCTGCGGGCGGAACGCCATCAGCACGATCAGCGCCACACCGAAGATCAGGTACTTGTACCCGGCGAGCTCGACGAACCGGTTCGGGATGTAGGAGACGAGGAACGCCCCGACGATCACGCCGACCTTGTTGCCGGACCCGCCGAGCACGACCGCGGCCAGGAACAGCACCGACGTCGGCACGTCGAACTTCTGGTTGTTGACGAAGCCGACCTGCCCGGCGAACAGCGCCCCGGACAGACCGCCGATCGCGGCACCGATCACGAACGCCCACAGCTTGAACCGGACCGTCGGCACGCCCATGATCTGCGCGGCGTCCTCGTCCTCACGGATGGCGATCCAGGCCCGGCCGACGCGGCTGCGCTCGAGGTTGCCGACCAGCAGCAGGATCACGATCGTGATCGTCACGACCAGCCAGTACCAGGTGGTGCCGTTGGACGTGGTGAACAGCGGCTGGCCGTCGGCGGAGGTGCCCGGCGGACGACCGACGCCCTGGAAGCCGACCTGACCCTTGAGGGGGCCGACGATCGTGGCCAGCAGCCGGATGATCTCACCGAACCCGAGCGTGACGATCGCCAGGTAGTCCCCGCGTAGTCGTAGCGTCGGCCCGCCGAGCAGCAGCCCGGCCAGCATCGTCACGATCATCGCGATCGGCAGCGTCCACAGGTACGGGATCTTGGTGAGCATCGAGTCCGGGCTGGTCAGCAACGCCGCGACGTAGGCGCCGACGGCGAAGAAGCCGACGTAGCCCAGGTCCAGCAGCCCGGCCTGGCCGACGACCACGTTCAGCCCGATCGCCAGCAGCGCGAACCGCGCGGCGTCGAACAGCGCGATCGGGAAGTTCGTGCCCGGCTCGGTCGTCAGCAGCGGCGGGTTGAGCACCGGCAGCGCGTAGATCAGCACCACCAGCGGGATCAGCCAGAGCCACTGCTGGGCCCGGGGGAGACCGTTCCAGCGGTCCCGCAGACCGCCGAGCAGGCGCCGGTCGCCGCCCTTCGACGGAGTCCCGGCCGATGTCTCGGATGTCGTCGTCATACCCGCGCCTTCCCGAGGGACTCGCCGAGCAGGCCGGTCGGGCGCACCATCAGGATGCCCACGAGCACCACGAACGCCACGACGTCGGTCCACTGGGCGTTGCCGAACAGCGTCTGCCCGTAGTTGCCGAGCACGCCGAGCAGCAGGCCGCCGAGCAGCGCTCCCCGGATGTTGCCGATGCCGCCGAGGACGGCCGCGGCGAACGCCTTGATACCGAGGATGAACCCGCCGTTGTACTGGACCCCCGACGGCACCTTCATCACGTAGAACAGGGCCGCAGCGCCGGCGAGGAAGCCGCCGATGAGGAACGTCAGCACGATGACGCGCTCCCGGTTCACGCCCATCAGGGTCGCGGTGTCGGGGTCCTGGGCGACGGCCCGCAGGCCGCGTCCGAGCCGGGTCCGGTTCACGAACTGGTCGACGATCACCATCAGCACCAGAGCGGCCACGAAGATCACGACCTGCTGGTCGTAGATGATCGTGCCGAAGATGTCGAACATCGGCTGCGGCCGGAACATGATCAGTGCCGGTTCCGGGTTCGGCCCGCGCCAGGCGAAGATCGCGTACTGGATGGCGAACGAGGCGCCGATCGCGGTGATCAAAAAGGCAAGGCGTGGCGCCTTGCGCCGTCGCAGCGGCCGGTAGGCGACCCGTTCGAGCAGGACCGCTATCGCCCCGGCGGCCAGCATCGCCACCAGCATGGCGAGCACCAGGTCGCCGATCAGGGCGAACACGTTGAGGTTCGGGGCGGACGGGCCGAAGCCCAGCGCGGCGAGGGTGAAGAACAGGGCGTAGGCCCCGACGATGAACACCTCGGAGTGCGCGAAGTTGATCAGTTGGAGGACGCCGTAGACCATGGTGTAGCCCATGGCGATCAGCGCGTAGATGGCCCCGTAGGTCAGGCCGTCGAAGGTGTTGGACCAGAACTGGTCGACGAACGACGCGACGTCGAAGCTGATCCAGTCCGGACCCTGGGCGAGCACCTGGCCCTGGGCCAGCAGGTGGGTCACGAGCACGAGGGTTCCTCACGCGAGACGGGCATGCCCGCCCGGGACCGTCCTGGTCCCGGGCGGACATGCCCGTGGTCGACTACCGGATTAAGATCAGCCGATCTCGCCGATCGGGACGATCTGGCCGTTGTCCACCTTGTATCCGAAGACCTTGGTGGCGGCGAGCTCGCCCGTGGCGTCCCACTTGAACTCCTTGCTGTACCCGGCGCCGCTGTAGTTCTTGACGTAGTTCAGGACCGCGGCACGGTCCTTGGCACCGGAGTCGATCGCCTTGAGCAGGATCGTCGTGGAGTCGTAGCCCTCCAGCGAGTACGTGCCCGGGGCGGACCCGCCGCTCACGCCCTTGTACGCGTCGGCGAACTGGGGGACCAGCTCACCGGGCGTGCAGGGGCAGGTGAAGAACGCGTTGCTCGACGCGTCACCGGCGAGCTTGATGAACTCCGCGTCCTTGACGCCGTCCGGGCCGAGGAAGACGCCGGTGAAGCCACGGTTGGACAGCTGCTGGTCCAGCGGCGCGCCCTCGGCGTAGTAGCCGGCGTAGAACACGACCTGCGGCGCCGCCGCGACGACCTTCGACACGACCGCGGCGAAGTCCTTCTGGCCGGTGGTCACCTTGTCCTGGCAGCCCGCGGCCACCGGGCCGAGGGCGTCGTTGGTGGCCTTGGCCAGACCGGTGCCGTAGTCGGAGTCGTCCTGGATGACGCAGACCTTGGTGGCGCCGAGCTTGCCGGTCATGAACTTGGCCGCGGCCGGGCCCTGCACGTTGTCGTTGGCCAGGGCACGGAAGAACGTGGTCCAGCCGTTCTTGGTCAGCGCCGGGTTGGTGGCCGAGGGCGTCAGGTGCGCGAGACCCGCCTGCTGGAAGATCGCGCCGGTCGCCTTGGACTCACCGGAGAACGGCAGGCCGATCACGCCGAGGGTGTTCTGGTCGCTGGCGACCTGGGTGACGACACCCGGGGCCCGGTCCGGCGTGCCCTCGGTGTCGAGCTTCTTGAGCTGCACCTGGCAGTTCGCGTTGGCCTGGTTGTGCTGGTTGATCGCGAGCTGCACGCCGTTGACG is a window encoding:
- a CDS encoding ABC transporter ATP-binding protein, translated to MSTPQEPHAPEGSIVAELEAMTPEQRAEREAEVAEVVAPDREIAVEVGDTLLQMENVTMRFGGLVALDDVSFDIRRGEILGLIGPNGAGKTTCFNALTGVYRPTSGRVLLEGAPLGRRQRFQITQLGIARTFQNIRLFSEMTALENVVVGTDARHKTSVMGALFRVPRHTREEKQAIERAMALLEFVGIADRAADKARNLPYGYQRRLEIARALATEPKLLCLDEPAAGFNPAEKDNLMGLIRKIRDDGYTVLLIEHDMRLVMGVTDRIVVLEFGKKIAEGLPAEIRDNPAVVAAYLGVPDDDDAS
- a CDS encoding branched-chain amino acid ABC transporter substrate-binding protein yields the protein MLRSRRAAVLAGGVALTLALAGCAANQESAPQGGGGGNRPDIPAVTTLPVPANAANPAGNGQATCAPTTTLTYAGALTGSNAQLGVNIVNGVQLAINQHNQANANCQVQLKKLDTEGTPDRAPGVVTQVASDQNTLGVIGLPFSGESKATGAIFQQAGLAHLTPSATNPALTKNGWTTFFRALANDNVQGPAAAKFMTGKLGATKVCVIQDDSDYGTGLAKATNDALGPVAAGCQDKVTTGQKDFAAVVSKVVAAAPQVVFYAGYYAEGAPLDQQLSNRGFTGVFLGPDGVKDAEFIKLAGDASSNAFFTCPCTPGELVPQFADAYKGVSGGSAPGTYSLEGYDSTTILLKAIDSGAKDRAAVLNYVKNYSGAGYSKEFKWDATGELAATKVFGYKVDNGQIVPIGEIG
- a CDS encoding class I SAM-dependent RNA methyltransferase, producing the protein MSELATEPPTGRAVLDWTDRVLELEVGAVAHGGHCVARAGEDGEPSDDGRVVFVRHALPGERVRAVVTEDPGGAFCRADAVSVLRGSADRVPAPCEWARPGACGGCDFQHATPAAQRALKTDVLREQLERLAGPATAHLPEVRVEELPGGPLGWRTRVRLAVDADGTPGLRAHRSHDVLAVADCPLAPTGSLPPVLAGAFPPGEDLEVTVDATAQAHLPIDGPVAAHAAGHRWDLTPGVFWQVHPSLAPTLAGIVGDWAAAPSGGVAWDLYGGVGVLAAVLAEQVGPGGRVTVVESSRDAVADGRRALAGLPQVDFRIGRAEREVARLEDTPDVVVTDPPRAGLGRAMVAALAARGPARIVHVACDPASLGRDLALFAMQNYRVTALRAFDAFPMTHHMEAVALLERV
- a CDS encoding branched-chain amino acid ABC transporter permease codes for the protein MTHLLAQGQVLAQGPDWISFDVASFVDQFWSNTFDGLTYGAIYALIAMGYTMVYGVLQLINFAHSEVFIVGAYALFFTLAALGFGPSAPNLNVFALIGDLVLAMLVAMLAAGAIAVLLERVAYRPLRRRKAPRLAFLITAIGASFAIQYAIFAWRGPNPEPALIMFRPQPMFDIFGTIIYDQQVVIFVAALVLMVIVDQFVNRTRLGRGLRAVAQDPDTATLMGVNRERVIVLTFLIGGFLAGAAALFYVMKVPSGVQYNGGFILGIKAFAAAVLGGIGNIRGALLGGLLLGVLGNYGQTLFGNAQWTDVVAFVVLVGILMVRPTGLLGESLGKARV
- a CDS encoding ANTAR domain-containing response regulator, which produces MAEDVPADTPQDDGDGPRPGWRVLVVEDEALIRMDLAEMLSEEGYQVAGEAGDGEAAVAQARELKPDLIIMDVKMPKKDGIEAAAEIVGERISPVVMLTAFSQRDLIERARDAGAMAYLVKPFARHELVPAIELAVSRFAEKRALEDEVASLNERFETRKVVDRAKGLLMTHQKMSEPEAFRWIQRTAMDRRTTMKAVADAVIDGLATTTAAAKA
- a CDS encoding ABC transporter ATP-binding protein, with the translated sequence MTTTLLELDGVGAHYGRIQALDGISLTVNEGEVVTLIGANGAGKTTTMRAISGVRPISSGSITFDGTDISTLRADLRVVRGISQAPEGRGIFPGMTVLENLDMGAYSRKDRKELPAEMDRIFELFPRLAERRSQVGGTLSGGEQQMLAIGRALMSKPRLLLLDEPSMGLAPQFIAQIFRIITEINKTQGVTVLLVEQNAQQALSRADRAYVIETGRITRSGTGKELLADPSIKEAYLGVA
- a CDS encoding branched-chain amino acid ABC transporter permease, encoding MTTTSETSAGTPSKGGDRRLLGGLRDRWNGLPRAQQWLWLIPLVVLIYALPVLNPPLLTTEPGTNFPIALFDAARFALLAIGLNVVVGQAGLLDLGYVGFFAVGAYVAALLTSPDSMLTKIPYLWTLPIAMIVTMLAGLLLGGPTLRLRGDYLAIVTLGFGEIIRLLATIVGPLKGQVGFQGVGRPPGTSADGQPLFTTSNGTTWYWLVVTITIVILLLVGNLERSRVGRAWIAIREDEDAAQIMGVPTVRFKLWAFVIGAAIGGLSGALFAGQVGFVNNQKFDVPTSVLFLAAVVLGGSGNKVGVIVGAFLVSYIPNRFVELAGYKYLIFGVALIVLMAFRPQGLLGARQRLLAYGRQAYKRLVGKPEQLASDNPMTNERGGQA